A DNA window from Centropristis striata isolate RG_2023a ecotype Rhode Island chromosome 10, C.striata_1.0, whole genome shotgun sequence contains the following coding sequences:
- the htr1fa gene encoding 5-hydroxytryptamine receptor 1F — translation MDFPNCTDGVFASNSSGNDTLEPSRHPPSKILLTLTLSVLAVLTTFFNCLVITAIAVTRKLHHPANYLICSLAVTDLAVAVLVMPFSIIYIQKERWLMGVAVCTIWLSIDITCCTCSILHLAAIAIDRYRAITDAVEYSRKRTGARAGAMVAVVWLISILISLPPLIWRHYSGDADQEDQCIMMHHHITFTLYSTLGAFYIPLMLILILYYKIYRAAQTLYMRREASRASRHSCMTNGSMIPAYPAGEGDEDGGPRSPVPVSPPEKSTSEPSTEEPPRERVRASVKAFKYKQRRHESRSESRSESRRSQFYQGPRISGSRERKAASTLGLIIGAFVICWLPFFVKEVIVNTCDSCSTSMEMADFLTWLGYLNSLINPLIYTIFNEDFKKAFQKLVRCSNYL, via the coding sequence ATGGATTTCCCCAACTGCACTGATGGGGTTTTTGCCAGCAACAGCAGTGGGAACGACACCCTGGAGCCCAGCAGACATCCTCCCAGTAAGATCCTGCTGACGCTGACGCTGTCCGTCCTCGCCGTCCTCACCACCTTCTTCAACTGCCTGGTCATCACCGCCATCGCCGTCACCCGCAAGCTGCACCACCCGGCCAACTACCTCATCTGCTCGCTGGCGGTGACCGACCTGGCGGTGGCGGTGCTGGTGATGCCCTTCAGCATCATCTACATCCAGAAGGAGCGCTGGCTGATGGGCGTGGCCGTCTGCACCATCTGGCTGAGCATCGACATCACCTGCTGCACCTGCTCCATCCTGCACCTCGCCGCCATCGCCATCGACCGCTACCGGGCCATCACGGACGCCGTGGAGTACTCTCGGAAGCGCACGGGGGCCCGGGCGGGCGCCATGGTGGCCGTCGTCTGGCTGATATCCATCCTGATCTCGCTGCCGCCGCTAATCTGGCGCCACTACAGCGGCGACGCCGACCAAGAAGACCAGTGCATCATGATGCACCACCACATCACCTTCACCTTGTACTCCACCCTCGGAGCCTTCTACATCCCGCTCATGCTCATCCTCATCCTCTACTATAAGATCTACCGCGCCGCCCAGACGCTCTACATGCGGCGGGAGGCGAGCCGCGCTAGCCGCCACTCCTGCATGACCAACGGGAGCATGATCCCGGCGTACCCGGCCGGGGAAGGAGACGAAGACGGCGGTCCTCGGAGCCCGGTCCCCGTAAGCCCGCCGGAAAAATCCACCTCCGAACCGTCGACGGAGGAGCCGCCGCGCGAACGCGTCCGCGCCTCGGTGAAGGCGTTCAAGTACAAGCAGCGGCGCCACGAGTCGCGCAGCGAGTCACGGAGCGAGTCGCGCCGCAGCCAGTTCTACCAGGGGCCGCGGATCTCAGGGTCCCGGGAGCGCAAAGCGGCGTCCACGTTGGGGTTGATCATCGGCGCCTTCGTCATCTGTTGGCTGCCGTTCTTCGTCAAGGAGGTGATCGTCAACACGTGCGACTCCTGCAGCACGTCGATGGAGATGGCGGACTTTCTGACGTGGTTGGGTTACCTCAACTCGCTCATCAACCCGCTCATCTACACCATCTTCAACGAAGACTTCAAAAAAGCTTTCCAGAAACTCGTTAGGTGCAGCAATTACCTCTGA